One genomic window of Arthrobacter sp. KBS0703 includes the following:
- a CDS encoding alpha/beta fold hydrolase produces the protein MTREIISTPDDGKLELFTTGAELASAGSGVVVVTASMVTAADYTRFAQKLSAELGRPVHTFNRRGRGESSEQPADYTLDVDIRDLDAVMKHTSSTDVFGHSFGGAVAIHAARTLPVERLAVYDPAVSVNHSVKADWTTEYERATAAGDDDRALAVLQRGLEAGGAFSSRMPLSMLTLANKLTAGTSVGKQQREMMRTGVREIKAIIAADMPAEPFLELPLETLIIVGEKSPAYFGVACGQIHDVLSGSSYTILPGFGHDGVNRAPDKLITELSDFFAG, from the coding sequence ATGACGCGCGAGATCATCAGCACACCCGACGACGGCAAACTTGAGCTGTTCACCACGGGCGCGGAGCTCGCATCGGCGGGTTCCGGCGTCGTCGTCGTCACGGCCTCCATGGTGACGGCCGCCGACTACACCCGCTTCGCCCAGAAGCTCAGCGCCGAACTGGGCCGCCCGGTCCACACCTTCAACCGCCGGGGCCGCGGCGAATCGTCCGAGCAGCCTGCGGATTACACGCTGGACGTCGACATCCGCGACCTCGATGCGGTGATGAAGCACACGTCCAGCACGGACGTTTTCGGCCACAGTTTCGGCGGCGCCGTGGCGATTCACGCGGCACGGACCCTCCCCGTGGAGCGGCTCGCCGTCTATGACCCCGCCGTTTCCGTCAACCACAGCGTCAAGGCTGACTGGACCACAGAATATGAGCGCGCGACGGCGGCCGGAGACGATGACCGCGCCCTCGCCGTCTTGCAGCGGGGGCTTGAGGCCGGCGGGGCGTTCTCGTCGCGCATGCCGCTGTCCATGCTGACCCTGGCCAACAAGCTCACGGCCGGCACGTCGGTCGGCAAGCAGCAGCGCGAGATGATGCGCACCGGCGTCCGTGAGATCAAGGCCATCATCGCCGCGGACATGCCGGCGGAGCCGTTCCTGGAACTGCCGCTGGAGACGCTCATCATTGTGGGCGAGAAGAGCCCTGCCTATTTCGGCGTGGCCTGCGGCCAGATCCACGACGTCCTGTCCGGCTCCAGCTACACCATCCTGCCGGGCTTCGGGCACGACGGCGTCAACCGCGCACCGGACAAGCTCATCACGGAACTCAGCGACTTCTTCGCCGGCTGA
- a CDS encoding DHA2 family efflux MFS transporter permease subunit, whose protein sequence is MSTEVTSNSHGEPVREPDAALNQPAGAAPATKQPASAAPTGTLPADKMSRESVTVIVTLLVATFVVILNETIMNVALQRLMVDLRVDAPTVQWLSTGFMLTMAVVIPTTGFILQRLSTRAVFLLAMGLFAGGTALAAAAPGFEVLLLARIVQAGGTAIMLPLLMTTILTLVPLARRGAVMGNVSIAISVAPAMGPTVSGLILEHFSWRFMFVFVLPIALAALAIGARFLTNVGETEKSKLDFVSVVLTIPAFGGLVYGLSQIGGSHGGDGGASTIAVAALVIGVAGLVAFVLRQLQLQKSEAPLLDLRAFNFRMFTVSVLLMVVAMVALFGAVILLPLYLQEIRGLKSLETGLALLPGGLAMGLLGPVIGRLFDKVGPLPLTVSGSSLMVLALWQFSMLNASTPVWWIIALHVGLSLGLALLFTPAFTTGLNPLPPHLYSHGSAIMSTLQQVAGAAGTALLVSIFAVVSAGSGLVAGMNAAFLTATIIAVAAVVLSAMMRKTSGAASGAAAH, encoded by the coding sequence AGTCACGTCAAACTCCCACGGTGAACCCGTGCGCGAGCCAGACGCCGCGTTGAACCAGCCCGCCGGAGCGGCTCCAGCAACGAAGCAGCCGGCCAGTGCAGCCCCGACCGGGACCCTGCCGGCCGACAAGATGTCCCGCGAGTCCGTGACCGTCATCGTCACACTGCTCGTGGCCACCTTCGTGGTGATCCTCAACGAGACCATCATGAACGTTGCCCTGCAGCGGCTCATGGTGGACCTGCGAGTGGACGCCCCCACGGTGCAATGGCTTTCCACGGGCTTCATGCTGACCATGGCGGTGGTGATCCCCACCACCGGATTCATCCTGCAGCGGCTCTCCACGCGCGCCGTCTTCCTGCTGGCCATGGGCCTCTTCGCCGGCGGAACCGCACTCGCCGCTGCCGCGCCCGGCTTCGAAGTCCTCCTGCTGGCGCGAATCGTCCAGGCCGGCGGCACCGCCATCATGCTTCCCCTGCTGATGACCACCATCCTGACCCTGGTTCCGCTGGCACGCCGCGGGGCTGTCATGGGCAACGTCAGCATCGCCATCTCCGTGGCGCCGGCCATGGGTCCCACGGTTTCAGGCCTGATCCTGGAACACTTCTCGTGGCGCTTCATGTTTGTCTTCGTCCTGCCCATCGCGCTGGCGGCGCTGGCGATCGGTGCCAGGTTCCTGACTAACGTCGGCGAAACAGAGAAATCCAAGCTCGATTTCGTGTCGGTGGTGCTGACCATCCCCGCATTTGGCGGCCTGGTATACGGCCTAAGCCAGATCGGCGGAAGCCACGGCGGCGACGGCGGAGCGAGCACGATCGCCGTGGCGGCCCTGGTCATCGGCGTAGCCGGACTCGTCGCGTTCGTGCTGCGCCAGCTCCAGCTGCAGAAGTCCGAAGCCCCGCTGCTGGACCTGAGGGCGTTCAACTTCCGCATGTTCACGGTGTCCGTGCTGCTCATGGTGGTGGCCATGGTGGCGCTGTTTGGCGCCGTCATCCTGCTTCCCTTGTACCTGCAGGAAATCCGCGGGCTGAAGTCCCTCGAAACCGGCCTGGCCCTGCTGCCCGGCGGCCTCGCCATGGGCCTGCTCGGACCGGTAATCGGCCGGCTGTTCGACAAAGTGGGCCCCTTGCCGCTCACGGTGTCGGGATCGTCCCTGATGGTGCTGGCGCTGTGGCAGTTCTCGATGCTGAACGCCAGCACGCCGGTGTGGTGGATCATCGCACTGCACGTCGGCTTGAGCCTGGGGCTCGCCCTGCTGTTCACGCCGGCCTTCACCACCGGGCTGAATCCGCTGCCTCCGCACCTGTACTCGCACGGGTCCGCCATCATGAGCACCCTGCAGCAGGTTGCCGGTGCCGCCGGCACGGCGCTGCTGGTGTCCATCTTCGCCGTGGTCTCGGCAGGATCCGGGCTCGTCGCCGGGATGAACGCCGCGTTCCTGACGGCCACCATCATCGCAGTAGCCGCCGTCGTTCTGTCCGCCATGATGCGCAAGACGTCCGGCGCCGCATCAGGAGCAGCGGCCCACTAA